The region TATTGAGTACTGACCACGGGTCAAGTGCTGCCTTGACTCCATGGATACAATAGTGAGCAGAGCAGATTAAAATCACTGCCCTCATGGCTTATGTTCCTGTAGGAGAGACAAACCATCAAGGTAAATcagtaaaagatgaaaaaatgaagcagagaaacaagGAGGCTTCACCTGGTGGTGACCACCAAGGTCCCAGTCAGTGACCGTTTCCCACCCCTCTCCAGACTGGACGCAGGACATAGAAAGGGAGCCATGGGAATGTCTTCATGCTGGTTCCCTCAGCCTCTCCCAGTGCCCATTCCTTCTGCCTGGCAGGGAGGCCTGGGTTCTTGGTTGGGGTGCAGGCAGATGGGAGGGAGGGTCTCTGAATACCTCGCCATCTCTGCCTGCAGCAATTCAGGGCTGGCTGAAGGAGGGCCCACCCCCTGCCAGTCCCACCCAGCTACTCTCCAAATTGTCCCTCCTGCTACTAGAGAAGATGGGAGGTTCCTCTGGGGCAGTGAGTGCTGGCAGACCCCTGGGGGTGGATGGCTGACACGGAGGGGCCCCGGGTTGGTGGAGGCCCAGGCCAACCCCATGTGCTCAACACTCTGGTCCTCCTCAGCTCTATGGCCTGTTCCTGACTGCGGCAGCTCAGCCACTCAAGGCCAAGACTGATCTCCCAGCCTGGTCTGCAGCCATGGACGCTGGCCTGGAGGCCATGCAGAAGTGAGCCAGAGCCCTGTGCCTTAGACCAGGGGTgggcttggggagggggttgAGGTCCCCTGCTCCCAGCCAGGCCCTCCCCCGACCCCCCAAGTGATTCCCTGCAGTGAGCCTTGTCTGTTCTCTTCCCTGCCAGGTATGGAAAGGCTGCCCCTGGGGACAGGACTATGGTGTGTATTTGGCCCAGCCCTTCCCCCTTTTGAGCATAGAAGCCCTGAAGGCCACCCTCCGTGGCAGGGCCTGTTATCAGCCCCTATCTCCCTCACCTTGTCCAGCTGGATTCTCTGTGGGCAGCAGGACAGGAGCTTCAAGCCTGGAAGAGCCCAGGGGCTAATCTGTTCCAAATCCTGACCAAGGCAGTCAAGGTGAGTGAGGCTGGGCCCAGCCAGCCAGGGATACAGACCTGGAGCCACTAGGCTCCCATCTCCAAGTTAACATCCTTCCTGTACCGCAGGTTCCTCCTCTAAAGATGGAGGGCAGTACCTGTGTCTGAGGGCTGCTATGGGGCTGAGGAGACAGAGCCCCAGCACAGGGTCTGGGACACAGCAGGCCTTCAGTAAATGGTGGCCCCTTGCCCTGCTAGAAGTGGGCGGGAGGTGACCTCTTCCACCCTGGTGACAGTGCAGAGGGTCCTGGCAGAGTGGGACAGGAGGGTCTGGGGTCCATGGTGGGAAGGAAGCCTGGTACCCTCTTCTTTAACCtgctcccacaccccacccctcagaGTGCAGAAGCTGCAGCGGAAGCCACCAGGAACATGGAAGCTGGAGCTGGAAGAGCCAGCTACATCAGCTCCGCGCGGCTAGACCAGCCAGACCCCGGGGCGGTGGCAGCTGCTGCCATTCTTCGAGCTGTCCTGGAAGCCCTGCAGGGCCAGGGTGCATGAATGCCTCCCAGGGCCTCAGGGCCTCTCACTGCTGTGCTCAGCAACCACTGTCACTGATTTCTGGCTTCTTAgtcaccctcccccacctctcgcCCTCAGGGCCTTCCCTCTGAAGCTTCCAGAATTACTCCATTGTAGAAACTGCAGGCCCAGAGTGGGTCGCTGCCCTCTCCCTCTTCAGGGAGGGTTAAGTCCTACTGTCACTCGGCTCTGTCCCCAGCCAACTCTGGGCTTCTGTGAGgaggctctcccctcccctgggtgGCAGCCCAGCCTAGAACTGTTAAGGACATCCACGCATACCAAGACTCCCTGTGAGAGGCCTTCTGCACCTGAACTCAGCCGGTGTGAAAAAGGAAGCTAATAAACCACACTGAAGCAGAAGAGCTGCTGCTGCCTCTGAGGGACCTTTAGCCAAGCGTGTGAACAAGTGGGTGCACTAATGCCCCAGGGACTAAGACCCGTGCCCCTGGCTGAAATGAtcatctcccacctcccaccacctGAAACCCAAAGGCAGGGTCTGTGCAGCTGGGCCGACTCCACTGGGATCCCCCTTCCTGTCCTTCCAATACACACCCCACACCTGATGGCGTGCTTTTCTCAGCACTAAACGGAACATACTGATTCTTTAGGAATCAAATGGGCAGGTGGGtcaccagaaggaaaagaaatcagcACATTCTAAGGCTCGGTGGTAGAACAGAAACTGCGCCCAGGCCAGCCCGGGCCTCTAGAGCAATCACCGATGGCCCCCGGGAGGCCGGGAGGGGCTGCTGAGTCTGCGGGGTACACGGTGGAGACGGCGCAGTGCACGCCTGGCCCAAACCTGGTGCTAGGGAGCAGTTAGAGGCACCAACATGGACTCACTTCAGACACAGCTGTGACTTTTAATCCTCTTTCTGCTTCAAACTAGCTACGAAAACTCAGGCTTATTATTTAGCCTTTTAGAATCTATAAATTCAGAATGGTGCCCATCTCATGTGGATGCAGAAAGGAGTCAAATGAACTGACAAAGTCCCCGGCACAGTCTAGGTGCTTCCTCACTGGGAGTTACTGTGATTGCTGGTGTCTGCGTCCAGCTCCTTCCAGGTCATCTGCTCCACCACCAGGTGGCGTCTACAGCAGGTCACATTGGGAAGGGGGCCATCACTTATTCTGCCCAAACTTGGCTGCAGGCTTCAACCCCTggacttctctttctctgcccgGGTCCTTGTCTGTCACCCACACCACGAGTCCCTAACCACAAGACATGGTTAGCCGTGTGCCCAGATGCACACAACCAGCAGCTAGGAAGGAAATGCTGACATCAGACACCTGGCCTGTGGATCCCAACTCTGCCACTTCCTGGTTGGGTGACCTTTGGCAAGTCACTAATCTTTTTGAGTTGTGTTCCAGATTATAAAATAGGAAACATTTCCTTCCCCATAAGATAACCAAGTGCTCAAGAGCCATTCACTGTTCAGGACACCCACACATACTAAGAGTCACATGCAATTCCAGGAAGACAACCCTATGGATTTTGGGGGCTTTCTGGTTTGCCCTTCCCAGGTCTAAGGGTCAGAACTATCCTGAGGCTTATGCAGGTTGCCCCAGAGTTCATTTAACCAGTGTCACTTCAGCAAAGACTTTGGttcttaaaaacacatttaatgaAAATTAAGCTTCATAAGTGAAATGCCTACCCGTATGGAAAGAGGGGGAGCTGGTCCCAGGGCCATGGTGCCTGGCAGTCATCCCAATGGTTTTTGAGGGTTTCAGCCACTCCAGAAGTTCAGTCATAGCCTCCTGCCAACATCTGGCCatatggggtggggtgggatagACAGCCTCGTGGCCACCTGCCAGGGAGTAAGCCCATTCGGGACccatgtgtcatgctgcttgtcACCTAAGCACAGCAGGATGGAGCCTGGGACCCAGCAGGGCGTGTTTGGAAGGCAGGAAGAGGCACAGTGCCAACACTGAGGAGAGGAGCAAGACCTGCCACCCCAGCTTGTCAGGGAGAAGAGCAACGGCTCACACTCTGGCTTAACATCTGAGACTGGGTCTGGCCAGGCGAGTGGCCATTGTAGGGGCAAGTTGAAGCACTTTGACACTCAGCAAGGAACACCTCTGGAGGTGGCCGTGGCTCCCAGGGCTCCACTGGGCGCAACACACCACAGCTCTGGCACGTTTCATGCTGAGCCGGAGAGTGAAGGAGCTGGGTGAGGGCCCTGCCAAGAGAGCAAGGTGGAACCTGCCAGGGCACAGgcaggggaaggaaaggaggtcCAAGGCACCCCTGCTACTCCTCGTGGGACAGCTCAGGGCAGGCTGTTCCTGGGTTCACAGGGCTGCCTCTCAGTGACAGGCATGTCCGTCACAGGGAAAGGCTGGGGTCCAGGTCCCAGTTGCAGCAGCAGCTATAAGAGGCGGCACCATAGAGCACGGATAATGCATGCAGACACGACACGGCAACAACGTGAAATAGCAGAGAGCAGCCGGCTCCTCAGCTTCGCCTCTGCGGGAGTGGCTCTGCGCCATCCCGGTCCTCCCATCGCTGCGCCGTGTTCTCGCCCAGCCTCATGTCCGGATGGGCTGGATGGAGAAACGGCAGGTGAAGCCTGGCCCAGGGCGGGCGGCTCACACGAAACGCAGGCCTCAAGGGAAGGCTGGCGGGAGGGCCGCCTCCCTCACGTCTCACAGTGTGGACTGTGCCGGAGGCCCAGCTCGTCTGTGCCGTCGGGGTTTTCTACCACATCCGAGGGGCCCGAAGGGGAAATCGGCTTGACTTCATACGAGCAGGAGCAGCGTGAGCAGCCAGGGCAAGGAGAGCCTGGGAAGTCAATGCCAAGAAGGGCGGAGAAGCCAAAGCCACCAAGGAACGCAGGTGGGCAGCAAGCTGTGGAGAGAGCAGGCCCAACAGAGGCCAGGGGAGCGTGGGGCCCGGACCCCAAAGCAAGTCTGTTGCTGAAACCGGACAGGAGCCCCAGGGAGAGCAGAGCTTCTGAAGGAGTCAGGACCACATCACCAACTGCTCCCAGGAACCCCTTCCTGTGTCACTCCCCACCACGCAACAGGGCCTAGGAAGACAGGCAGATGAAACACTGGTTAGTGGCTTAACATCAAAATGGCCCCTGACCTGCAGGAGATATGCCAGCCCTGAGCTGCTCAGACAGACCCCCAACCTGCAGGGTCAGTCCCAGCCCACACTGCCACATCTTTCAGGGAGGCCCAAAGTCCCTCCACCAATGCACACCACACCCCATTTCACCATGTCCCTTAGGTGCCTGAGCACCTCGAACAGACAAAATCTGCCCCAGGCACTCAGCTTGTCACCAGGCACCTACTAGATAAGCCCCAGAGCTGGAAAAGTAGAAATTACGACACGCCCTCATCATGCTCGAGCTCTTCTTTGGGACCACACTTCCCCTCATGAGACCACAGCAGTTTGGGGAGGGGAGTAACCCTGTCCTCTCCCAATGGACAGGCCTCCAGGGGCTCCCGAGCCTGAGCAGCTGCACCTCCTGTGATGGCTGGGAGGTGCTGGTTTGCTACTGGTGCTCCCCATCAGCCAACTTAACCCCACCTTCCAGCTACTTGGTTTCCCCCCATTTTACTGGGTTGGCCTCCCCGGCGAGGCCCAAGCCTTAACTGGGTGACCCTTCTCTAGACTCGGCTCTACTCCAACCTGGAATGGGAGATCAAGACCCCATACCTGTCTTTCGGCCTGCATCCCCAGCTCTGGGCGTTTCCAAGGCGAGGCCAGTAGGATATAGAGCACCAGCAGCCCGAAGACCACCACCAGCATCCCAGTGCTGTTGGCAAAGTCAGCCTCACCGGGCAAGTTGGAGTACAAGCTGGTGCCATTTTTCCTGAAGATGACAAAACAGTGTGGGCCCTTAAGAAACTTTTCCACCTGTTTTTGCCCAGTGGGAGACTCAGTGCACTAACAGAGGATGACAAAAGCTTCCCAGGGGCCCCTGTGTCCTGGAATGTTAACATATCCTCTAAGGCTCTGCCAAAACAGTGTCTACAGGATGCTCTGTACCTAAGGAAGCTGAAGCTCCCAGGGGTGAAATGAACTCGTCCAGAGTTACATAACTACAAAATGGCACAGCAAAGATCCAAACCCAGGTCTGACCTCAAATCTTGTTTGCTTTTCACTGTGCCCTAACTGTCTCAAAAAATGGAGAAGGGTAATGGTTAGGCATGCAGGCTCTAGTTCTAACTCAAAGCTCTGCCCTTTACTGGCTGTGTGCCCTTAAGgaatttacttaacctctctgtccctctgtcccctAATTTATCAGTGGCAGTCACATTATCAATGTGTAGGGTGTTTAGAGGATTAAATTTAAGGTGCTTAGAATAGTTTCTGCCACATACTAGGTTCTAAATCAATTTGATGCTGGATAAGTATTTGCTGACCAATTTACTAATCTCAACCTAAAGAAAGACTGACTCCATCACCTTCCAGATCAGGAAGGAGCCCGATCCCAAGGCTCCCCTCCCTTGGATGAGTCCTATGATTATAAAGTGCATTTTTTGAGGACTCTGTTCTTTCCCCTCCACCTTAAGAGCTGGGGGCCCCATTCCACTCACAAGCTGAAGAAAAGCTTCTCATTAATGCCGGAAACAACAGACGCAATGGCCAGAGAGAGAATGGAGGCTCCAAAGAAGACGTGGAAGGGTTTAAGGAGGCTGCGCAGCTGCAAGGACGCCCAGGGCAGCAGGAAGACCACAAAGCCCAAGAGCCACTGTGGACACAAGAAGTACCCGATTGTACTGTGACCAAAGGTGCGCCAGGGCATCCACCCCACCAGCGTCCCCCACCCGTCAGTGACCCTTCACCCCTTTCCCAGCTTAAACTTCCCACCAGGCATTGCGCCAGCACCACACCTCACTGCCTCACTGTGATCTGTTTCTCTTACACAAACAAGAATGTTACCTACATGGAATGCTTAGCTACCCAACTCTCCTGCAAACCCAGCCATCCTTGTTTgtccctgcttccttcctgtcTGGCTCACAAAACTCCTTACTTGTACAGAGCGGACATCAAAATGAGAACACTACATCTAGAACTGCTTCTAGTTCAGAGAGAGGTGGGAGTGGAGAAGGTGATGATTCGGAGTCAGTGTGGTGTGCGCTACGACAAACTTAGCTCAGAGTGCTCTGGGACCACAGAGGGGCAGTGTGAGGGGTAAGAGCGGGAACAAGGTGAACGCGGGAACCACCAATCTCCCATAGCCTTCAAACTGCTGATTCTACAGGATGTGCCCTGCGAGGCTACTGCCAGGCAGTGAACAGAGGGACTATTTGGTGCTGATGCAAGTGAAGCCCCAACCAGAGCCCATGGCTGCCAGCAGCAGTGGGAACCCAAAGGAGGACAGAGAGAACCCACCTGGCAGGCGAAGAGGAAGACGGCAGTGATGCCCAGCCAGCTGTGCAGAGAGTAGAGATGGGGGATCTTGCTATGGTTGTGGAACTTAAAGACGGCAAACAGCCCCAGCACAGTCAGGATGAAGGCCATCAGGTGCATGGCTGCATGGCCGATTTTCCAGGGTAGCTTGGGCCCTACCCATGACTGGGGCAGGCGGTACACCAGTGACGCTGCAGGAGAGAGCAGTCCCAGGGTTCGTCCTCTCCCACTCACTCACCCACACGTTAGGGGAATTACCCTGACGTGATCTCAACCTCCCAGCAAGGGAAGAAGGAAATGCTAGGACATCAGTATCCACTCCTCAGCATCTTCCATCCCCGCATCATTTCTGGGAAAGCCATTAACCACGAAGTGGGGTGAGAAGGGACCAGATAAAAAAGGGAGAAGCAGGTCTCATGGATGCCATTCTGTCATTACAACAATAAATGCAACTTTTACAGGTCAAAAAGCAATGTCACATTCATTGTTTCATCTAAGTGAATTCTCACAACTGAGGAAAGCTGTCAAGGCACAGGCTTTAAGGTTAAAACCTAGGTCcacatcctggctctgcctctcagCTATTTGGCTTCTTCTacttaaacctcagtttcctcttctgtaaactgGAGACAATAATAGAGCCCACCTGACAAGCTTCCTGTGAGAACAAAATGAGCTGATGTATGTGATGTACACAAGGTGGGCTGCTATTATCAATGTCatcatattccccttttacaagTGGAGAACATGAGACTCACCTGGGCCCTGTGGCCCAGCTCTGAACACGTCAAGCAAAGATGGGCCTGGCAGGAGTACACAGATCCCTCCTGTAAGGACCTGGTTATGCCATGAGAGGCTTCAACCTCCTGCTGTCTAGAGCAAGGGCTGGCGCACTACAGCTCACAGGCCAAATcctgcctatttttgtaaataaagtggcTTTTTTCCATATGCCCAAccatcatttattgaaatgaaCATCTTTTCCCACCGCTTTGCAGTGCCACCTTGTCTGTCTGTTCACTTactaataccacactgtcttggttACAGGAACTTTATAATAAACCTGAAGAGATGGGAGAATAAGCCCTCCAACTCTGCTCTTTTTCAAAACCTGCTTGACTAATCTTGGCCCTTTTCATTTcaagataatttaaaatgattgtcaattttcacaaaaataagCACTGAGACTCTGGGATTGAAAGCAACGTACAAAACAATTTCAGGAGAACTTCCATCTTTACGATGTTTAGTCTTCCAATCCACTTACACAGTGGAATACCCCTCCATTTATTTAGAGCTTCTTTAATTCCTCTGAATACcgttttgtatttttctctgtagaaATCTTATACagctttgttagatttattcctaggttatTAATGTTTATGGGTGCTATTATCAATCAAATCGTATTTGATACTAAATAATACTTTAAAtcgtattaattttttaaaatttcacttatttttttctggttttattgagacataattgacatacagcactgaataaatttaaggtgtacagcataatgacttgacttacatacatcatgaattgatgaccacaataagtttagtgaacactTGTCATCTCACATAGATAAAAcactaaagaaatagaaaaaaaatttcttctttgtgatgagaactgttaGAATTTACTCTAACAATTTTCATACATAACATTCAGCATTGTTTATTATATTTATCCtattgtacattacattcctagTACTGATTTATCCTacgactggaagtttgtaccttctgacCTCCCTTATCCAGTTTCCCCCACACCTGACCTCTGGTAACCAGAAGTCTGATCTCTTTtactgagtttgtttgtttttgaattataattaacctacaacactatgttactTTCTGTTAcagaacatagtgattcaatatttctgtacatttctgtCTATTTCTGGCACCATCCCAAGATAATATGTAATACTGACTGGATTCCCCACACCGtgcatttcatacctgtgactcatttattttgtaactggaagtttgtacctcttgctctccctcacctatttctctcctccccccaccaccataAATAGAGCTGACTGGAACACAGCCACTTGTGTGTTTCCGTGTTGCCTCTGGCTACTCTCACAATACAatagcagagttgagtagctgcGACAGGACTTGCAAAGACTAAAATATGTACTAGCTGGCCTttaacagaaaaagtttgccagcccCCATCCAAGAGCATCTGTGAAGCTGCCCTTTTCAGATGCTCCTGTTCTCACTACTTCTTCCTCCAAATGACACCTAGGCCCAGAGACaactctccccaccccactcccatagCCCAGAAGCCAACAGTGACAAAGGCCAGGCCTGGAGAGGGAGAGCTCTGCCCTGTACAGGCCTGGGCCACACCACGTCTCCTCTGCTGACCTCGTACTCACCAGCACTGTAGAGCACCACCATGCCAGTAACCATGAGTACCGGGTGACAGTTGAACATGAGCATGGTGCCATCCCAGGCAAAGCCATCGTGCCAGTACCGCATCCAGTAGATGGTGAAGAGGATGCACATCAAGCCCAGGGAGCTCAGTGCCAGGACAGCCAGGTAAAACCACCTCACAGCCATTCTGATCAGGCACTCCTAGAAGCAGCAGAAATCACGTCCCTGCTGGCTCAGGCGCGCCCCACACGCCGGCTAAAGGAGGTAACGTTGACCCTGTTCTTGGCAAGAAGGGTGGCTCCCCTGCCATGGGCACTGCCCCATGAAGCTGGGTGGAGTTGATCTCTGGTTATAAACCATGAGTGAGGCCCCACCCCAGCACCTGGCTGCGTACAGGGCAGCCAGCTCAGGAGAGAGGCCTCCTCTGCTGTGGCCAGATGCCAAGGCTCTAGGTCCATAGCCCTGGGATTAGTGTCCTCTCACAGGACCAGATGGTAGAGAATTACCACCCTTCCCCGCAAAAAGGACAGAAATCAAAATCCAGGCTAGATCACACAAATGCCCAAGCCCTCAGTTCTAACATAAGGAGGCAAAAATCACGATCTTCACACTGCTATTAAGCTAGCCAGGGGAAGGGCAACGGGGTCCCACTTCTACAGCAAAGTTCTTCCCCAGACTCAGGGGCTAATCCTCACCCTGGGGGATAAGATAGGTCTTCTCTTGAGTCCCCATCCTCCACACCTTGAAGTGGGCAAAAGCCCTCAGCTGTCTGAAacttctgctttctcttctctgGGGAAAGTCCAGAGCAGAAGAGAGGAAGCAAGAACTCATGGTCtagaaagcaagtttattttgaGGTTTCCACATAAACTCAGAGACCAAAGTTCTGAAGTAAACTCAGAAACCAACTCTGGTTTCAGGCATGGTGAATGCCTAGACCATTAAGAAGCTGCTCTGAAAAGCCAGGGGTGAAAAGCATGCAGGTTGGCAGCAACCACAGGACACCCCTGCATTCAGCCTGGGCACAGCTCTCAAGGCAGGCACACTGCCCCACGGACTCACACCAAGAAGGCGACACACTGGCTTCCTGCAGCAACACCCCTCCATCTGAACCAGCTAACAGAGAGAAGAGTCCCCTAAACTAGCCAAGAACTCCCAAGGAGATAAAACACTTGATTCCTCACCTTTACACCTAGTGGTAGACTGAGAGAGTGATGACCTGGACTCCAATTCTTAAGCACGGAGCCTCCTGCAGCAAATCACATAACATTTGTAGGATTTAGACTTCTCATCTGAAAGAAAGGCATGGCAATAGAATTTACTGAAAGGCAGCTTTGAGCAGACATCACACCATCCCATCACATATGATCCCATTTACTCCTCTTGCCAACCCTGGGGGgagttatccccattttatagagaaggaaactaaggctcagaaagaTTAAATACATTTGGACTCAGTTAGTGGGTGAGGAATTTCAAACTCTTGTCTATTTGGTTCCAAAGCTCATGTTTTTCCCTTGACCACATGCTGTCAGAAGGTCAAGGGAGAAAATGTACGTAAGGACATTGTGAGAGTGAAGTATTATAATGTTCTTAGTAATGTACTGCAGTAGTCATGTGATCTCGTCCTAACTACTAACAAAACCCTGACGCTCATGGCCTCTTCCCTGTGCCTGCCCAGGCCTCTCAGTGGTCCCAATTCCATGCTGTGACAGCTCTCTCCATCCCAGTGTCCCCCTAACCAGAAACAGAGGCTGAGCTCTCACACGGTGATCCAAGTTGGCAGTAATTTCTGAGAAAGCAAGATCTGAGGTCTAGGGGAAAAAATAAGCTTCCATGAGGTCAGAGGGAGAAAATCATGTCTCCTCCTTTTTAGCTCTGACCCAGCTACTGAGTTCAAAGATTTACTACCCCACCTCAGAGCTGCCTCTTTAGTTCCCATAAGAGCAGTGGAAATTTCAGGTCACAAGATTTTCAGtcaccccccaaccccgccccagTGAAATGTCAGCACAAAGGAGTTCTCAATCAGTAGGCGCCATCCACTTGGACAATATCtactttcactttttttcctttggtaaaggaaaaaataaaagtgaatataaTCCAAGAAACTGTACTTCACCCCCCTCTCCCAAAAGAGGTCCTAGATTACTGCTCTGGGAGAGACTTGGAATAGACAGTGGGGACACTTTCCTGACAGACGGCTGGAATGTTCTACTGTGCGAAGTACACAGAAGAACCCTCCCTCTGTCCAAAATAAGAGagcaaaaggagagaaaaaggaagaatgcAGTGACAATTGCAATCCAAACACTAAGAATACCCTCTCATTTGTTCTAAGAGAGCAGAAAGTGCTATGATTTCAGAATGTGCTCACCATGATTTGTTCTCCTATTCTGCCCTCACTCTGTAGAGCCCCAGCCTAAGACTGAAGTCAGCAAACTTCTGTAAAGTGCcagaatgttaaatattttagacttcaCAAGCCATACAGTTTGTCACAACTACATCATCAACTCTGCTAATGTACTGCAGGAGCAGTCATAAACAATACCTTCACAAACAAAGatggctgtgttccaagaaaCTTTATTTACGGACACTGAAATTTCAGTTTTTGTATCATTTCcacatgtcacaaaatattctttccattttttcaatcacttaaaaatgtaaaaaccatttaggtgggccagatttggcctgtgggTCACATTTGTTGACCGCGATCTAAGGAGTCTACTCTCCAACCCAGTACACTCAATTCTTTAGCAGAAAGGATTCTCCCAGGCTGCACTAAAACTTATCAGGCCCCGGGGTCGGACATGGGTATTTCCAGTTCAGCCCTAGCCTCTGGGAAAAGGCTCTATTCCAAACTCTCACAATTACTTAGAACTACAAACAGATAAAGGAACAGAAAGTTAGTCTGTTGCTCTCCCTTCCCAGATGAATGGTTAGGGCTTTAGGAATTCTGAGAACCAGACGTAGGACTCAAGTCCTAAACTCTTATCTTAC is a window of Vicugna pacos chromosome 10, VicPac4, whole genome shotgun sequence DNA encoding:
- the CYB561A3 gene encoding lysosomal membrane ascorbate-dependent ferrireductase CYB561A3; this encodes MAVRWFYLAVLALSSLGLMCILFTIYWMRYWHDGFAWDGTMLMFNCHPVLMVTGMVVLYSAASLVYRLPQSWVGPKLPWKIGHAAMHLMAFILTVLGLFAVFKFHNHSKIPHLYSLHSWLGITAVFLFACQWLLGFVVFLLPWASLQLRSLLKPFHVFFGASILSLAIASVVSGINEKLFFSLKNGTSLYSNLPGEADFANSTGMLVVVFGLLVLYILLASPWKRPELGMQAERQALLRGGE